A genome region from Struthio camelus isolate bStrCam1 chromosome 26, bStrCam1.hap1, whole genome shotgun sequence includes the following:
- the MADCAM1 gene encoding mucosal addressin cell adhesion molecule 1 isoform X1 codes for MGLAAREQPQPSPSRPRGRREGRREVKPAARCCPAPEERPPQAMETVLLVLLGWLWGCSGRPANELVVVPPEPVVPYGGSVQLNCSLACPEGTVQWRGLDTNLGSVVSFAGHSVLRVSDAVVAAEGTKICQGTCGGRRYQRTVDLKVYSLPDTLQLAAQPAALAPGQPATLRCAARRVYPLAGLALAWYRGDRLLRQADFDVEETEEELFDIAATLPLAGDDVAAGAEFRCEVTLTVRRETFARVAAVAVSDAAVTEQPAAAAAAPETPPSSAATTGSPSTATSEAAAALPSVRDATTAWTATSWEPGDGATSDWAAATENPSTASPAPPDPATGSPTARPATSVVPGSGTASPAAGSTAQAQGPAADSTGHHRGSPTTGPAAGTAPACSLRIWSLPPSGTRGRALRIECQAQCGENVTVRWLSTPVALSQYREEAAGSGSTLSLDHAELQHQGRYQCAVLSRRAPVASLQLAVSADTFSTDPTIAVGTTVSLLGLIVTAVTSRCLWKRLKSQYDLS; via the exons ATGGGGCTGGCGGCcagagagcagccccagccgtcgcCTTCCCGGCCgcgaggaaggagggaaggaaggagggaagtgaAACCCGCTGCTCGCTGCTGCCCTGCACCGGAGGAGAGGCCGCCGCAGGCGATGGAGACGGTGCTGCTCGTCCTCCTCGGctggctctggggctgcagcG GGCGCCCGGCCAACGAGTTGGTGGTGGTGCCGCCGGAGCCGGTGGTGCCGTACGGGGGCTCGGTCCAGCTGAACTGCTCCCTGGCCTGCCCCGAGGGCACGGTGCAGTGGCGGGGGCTGGACACCAACCTGGGCAGCGTCGTCTCCTTCGCCGGCCACAGCGTCCTGCGCGTGAGCGACGCCGTGGTGGCCGCCGAGGGCACCAAGATCTGCCAGGGCACGTGCGGCGGGCGGCGCTACCAGCGCACTGTCGACCTCAAGGTCTACT CGCTGCCGGACACGCTGCAGCTGGCGGCGCAGCCGGCCGCCCtggcgccggggcagcccgcgaccctgcgctgcgcggcgcggcgcgtctACCCGCTGGCCGGGCTGGCGCTCGCCTGGTACCGCGGGGACCGGCTGCTGCGGCAGGCAGACTTCGACGTCGAGGAGACCGAGGAGGAGCTGTTCGACATCGCCGCCACGCTGCCGCTGGCGGGGGACGACGTGGCCGCGGGCGCGGAGTTCAGGTGCGAGGTGACGCTGACCGTCCGGCGGGAGACCTTCGCCCGGGTGGCGGCTGTGGCCGTGAGCGATGCCG CAGTGACGGAGCAGCcagcggccgcggccgctgccccagagacccccccgagCTCCGCGGCTACGACGGGGAGCCCCAGCACGGCCACGTCCGAGGCTGCCGCAGCTCTGCCATCCGTGCGCGATGCCACCACGGCCTGGACCGCGACATCGTGGGAGCCTGGTGATGGGGCCACCTCGGACTGGGCCGCTGCCACCGAAAATCCCTCCACGGCGAGCCCCGCTCCTCCGGACCCTGCCACAGGCAGTCCCACGGCACGTCCGGCCACCAGCGTGGTGCCCGGCTCTGGCACGGCGAGCCCCGCGGCCGGGAGCACGGCCCAGGCGCAGGGACCCGCCGCGGACAGCACCGGGCACCACCGGGGCTCCCCCACCACGGGGCCGGCTGCCGGCACGGcgccagcctgcagcctgcggaTCTGGTCGCTGCCGCCCAGCGGGACGCGGGGCCGGGCCCTGCGCATCGAGTGCCAGGCGCAGTGCGGCGAGAACGTCACCGTCCGCTGGCTGAGCACGCCGGTGGCCCTGTCGCAGTaccgggaggaggcggcgggcagcggctccACGCTGAGCCTGGACCACGCGGAGCTGCAGCACCAGGGCCGCTACCAGTGCGCCGTGCTCAGCCGCCGGGCCCCGGTGGCCAGCCTGCAGCTGGCCGTGTCCGCCG ATACGTTCAGCACCGACCCTACCATAGCCGTAGGGACAACGGTCTCGCTTTTAGGACTGATAGTGACCGCAGTCACATCTCGTTGCCTGTGGAAACGACTCAAATCACAGTATGATCTGTCCTAA
- the MADCAM1 gene encoding mucosal addressin cell adhesion molecule 1 isoform X3 produces MGLAAREQPQPSPSRPRGRREGRREVKPAARCCPAPEERPPQAMETVLLVLLGWLWGCSGRPANELVVVPPEPVVPYGGSVQLNCSLACPEGTVQWRGLDTNLGSVVSFAGHSVLRVSDAVVAAEGTKICQGTCGGRRYQRTVDLKVYSLPDTLQLAAQPAALAPGQPATLRCAARRVYPLAGLALAWYRGDRLLRQADFDVEETEEELFDIAATLPLAGDDVAAGAEFRCEVTLTVRRETFARVAAVAVSDAAVTEQPAAAAAAPETPPSSAATTGSPSTATSEAAAALPSVRDATTAWTATSWEPGDGATSDWAAATENPSTASPAPPDPATGSPTARPATSVVPGSGTASPAAGSTAQAQGPAADSTGHHRGSPTTGPAAGTAPACSLRIWSLPPSGTRGRALRIECQAQCGENVTVRWLSTPVALSQYREEAAGSGSTLSLDHAELQHQGRYQCAVLSRRAPVASLQLAVSAGAHSPPDQS; encoded by the exons ATGGGGCTGGCGGCcagagagcagccccagccgtcgcCTTCCCGGCCgcgaggaaggagggaaggaaggagggaagtgaAACCCGCTGCTCGCTGCTGCCCTGCACCGGAGGAGAGGCCGCCGCAGGCGATGGAGACGGTGCTGCTCGTCCTCCTCGGctggctctggggctgcagcG GGCGCCCGGCCAACGAGTTGGTGGTGGTGCCGCCGGAGCCGGTGGTGCCGTACGGGGGCTCGGTCCAGCTGAACTGCTCCCTGGCCTGCCCCGAGGGCACGGTGCAGTGGCGGGGGCTGGACACCAACCTGGGCAGCGTCGTCTCCTTCGCCGGCCACAGCGTCCTGCGCGTGAGCGACGCCGTGGTGGCCGCCGAGGGCACCAAGATCTGCCAGGGCACGTGCGGCGGGCGGCGCTACCAGCGCACTGTCGACCTCAAGGTCTACT CGCTGCCGGACACGCTGCAGCTGGCGGCGCAGCCGGCCGCCCtggcgccggggcagcccgcgaccctgcgctgcgcggcgcggcgcgtctACCCGCTGGCCGGGCTGGCGCTCGCCTGGTACCGCGGGGACCGGCTGCTGCGGCAGGCAGACTTCGACGTCGAGGAGACCGAGGAGGAGCTGTTCGACATCGCCGCCACGCTGCCGCTGGCGGGGGACGACGTGGCCGCGGGCGCGGAGTTCAGGTGCGAGGTGACGCTGACCGTCCGGCGGGAGACCTTCGCCCGGGTGGCGGCTGTGGCCGTGAGCGATGCCG CAGTGACGGAGCAGCcagcggccgcggccgctgccccagagacccccccgagCTCCGCGGCTACGACGGGGAGCCCCAGCACGGCCACGTCCGAGGCTGCCGCAGCTCTGCCATCCGTGCGCGATGCCACCACGGCCTGGACCGCGACATCGTGGGAGCCTGGTGATGGGGCCACCTCGGACTGGGCCGCTGCCACCGAAAATCCCTCCACGGCGAGCCCCGCTCCTCCGGACCCTGCCACAGGCAGTCCCACGGCACGTCCGGCCACCAGCGTGGTGCCCGGCTCTGGCACGGCGAGCCCCGCGGCCGGGAGCACGGCCCAGGCGCAGGGACCCGCCGCGGACAGCACCGGGCACCACCGGGGCTCCCCCACCACGGGGCCGGCTGCCGGCACGGcgccagcctgcagcctgcggaTCTGGTCGCTGCCGCCCAGCGGGACGCGGGGCCGGGCCCTGCGCATCGAGTGCCAGGCGCAGTGCGGCGAGAACGTCACCGTCCGCTGGCTGAGCACGCCGGTGGCCCTGTCGCAGTaccgggaggaggcggcgggcagcggctccACGCTGAGCCTGGACCACGCGGAGCTGCAGCACCAGGGCCGCTACCAGTGCGCCGTGCTCAGCCGCCGGGCCCCGGTGGCCAGCCTGCAGCTGGCCGTGTCCGCCG GTGCCCACAGCCCCCCGGACCAGTCCTGA
- the MADCAM1 gene encoding mucosal addressin cell adhesion molecule 1 isoform X2, giving the protein MGLAAREQPQPSPSRPRGRREGRREVKPAARCCPAPEERPPQAMETVLLVLLGWLWGCSGRPANELVVVPPEPVVPYGGSVQLNCSLACPEGTVQWRGLDTNLGSVVSFAGHSVLRVSDAVVAAEGTKICQGTCGGRRYQRTVDLKVYSLPDTLQLAAQPAALAPGQPATLRCAARRVYPLAGLALAWYRGDRLLRQADFDVEETEEELFDIAATLPLAGDDVAAGAEFRCEVTLTVRRETFARVAAVAVSDAVTEQPAAAAAAPETPPSSAATTGSPSTATSEAAAALPSVRDATTAWTATSWEPGDGATSDWAAATENPSTASPAPPDPATGSPTARPATSVVPGSGTASPAAGSTAQAQGPAADSTGHHRGSPTTGPAAGTAPACSLRIWSLPPSGTRGRALRIECQAQCGENVTVRWLSTPVALSQYREEAAGSGSTLSLDHAELQHQGRYQCAVLSRRAPVASLQLAVSADTFSTDPTIAVGTTVSLLGLIVTAVTSRCLWKRLKSQYDLS; this is encoded by the exons ATGGGGCTGGCGGCcagagagcagccccagccgtcgcCTTCCCGGCCgcgaggaaggagggaaggaaggagggaagtgaAACCCGCTGCTCGCTGCTGCCCTGCACCGGAGGAGAGGCCGCCGCAGGCGATGGAGACGGTGCTGCTCGTCCTCCTCGGctggctctggggctgcagcG GGCGCCCGGCCAACGAGTTGGTGGTGGTGCCGCCGGAGCCGGTGGTGCCGTACGGGGGCTCGGTCCAGCTGAACTGCTCCCTGGCCTGCCCCGAGGGCACGGTGCAGTGGCGGGGGCTGGACACCAACCTGGGCAGCGTCGTCTCCTTCGCCGGCCACAGCGTCCTGCGCGTGAGCGACGCCGTGGTGGCCGCCGAGGGCACCAAGATCTGCCAGGGCACGTGCGGCGGGCGGCGCTACCAGCGCACTGTCGACCTCAAGGTCTACT CGCTGCCGGACACGCTGCAGCTGGCGGCGCAGCCGGCCGCCCtggcgccggggcagcccgcgaccctgcgctgcgcggcgcggcgcgtctACCCGCTGGCCGGGCTGGCGCTCGCCTGGTACCGCGGGGACCGGCTGCTGCGGCAGGCAGACTTCGACGTCGAGGAGACCGAGGAGGAGCTGTTCGACATCGCCGCCACGCTGCCGCTGGCGGGGGACGACGTGGCCGCGGGCGCGGAGTTCAGGTGCGAGGTGACGCTGACCGTCCGGCGGGAGACCTTCGCCCGGGTGGCGGCTGTGGCCGTGAGCGATGCCG TGACGGAGCAGCcagcggccgcggccgctgccccagagacccccccgagCTCCGCGGCTACGACGGGGAGCCCCAGCACGGCCACGTCCGAGGCTGCCGCAGCTCTGCCATCCGTGCGCGATGCCACCACGGCCTGGACCGCGACATCGTGGGAGCCTGGTGATGGGGCCACCTCGGACTGGGCCGCTGCCACCGAAAATCCCTCCACGGCGAGCCCCGCTCCTCCGGACCCTGCCACAGGCAGTCCCACGGCACGTCCGGCCACCAGCGTGGTGCCCGGCTCTGGCACGGCGAGCCCCGCGGCCGGGAGCACGGCCCAGGCGCAGGGACCCGCCGCGGACAGCACCGGGCACCACCGGGGCTCCCCCACCACGGGGCCGGCTGCCGGCACGGcgccagcctgcagcctgcggaTCTGGTCGCTGCCGCCCAGCGGGACGCGGGGCCGGGCCCTGCGCATCGAGTGCCAGGCGCAGTGCGGCGAGAACGTCACCGTCCGCTGGCTGAGCACGCCGGTGGCCCTGTCGCAGTaccgggaggaggcggcgggcagcggctccACGCTGAGCCTGGACCACGCGGAGCTGCAGCACCAGGGCCGCTACCAGTGCGCCGTGCTCAGCCGCCGGGCCCCGGTGGCCAGCCTGCAGCTGGCCGTGTCCGCCG ATACGTTCAGCACCGACCCTACCATAGCCGTAGGGACAACGGTCTCGCTTTTAGGACTGATAGTGACCGCAGTCACATCTCGTTGCCTGTGGAAACGACTCAAATCACAGTATGATCTGTCCTAA
- the TPGS1 gene encoding tubulin polyglutamylase complex subunit 1, producing MAAYEKRRAAAAPVPAAGSGLAEPARAAAARGLGTEAEFLLQAGVTAMVREALLKVLEARPEEPVSFLADYFEKLVLSGPGAGGEAAAEPPGPSQRLARALWYVRLAHHSHRTAFSNNMGMAYECLSASGRRKRPGVDGRLYSELLRRICRTGAAPEDVVAALLRKIQCRDHEAVPFDVFRYGVLTCFVLLEFAAKAGTLYDVLDGGSGPADKRVCQAVLHTLEDALGASDFSVPIRYLEAGSKLGPDCLALAMDRALQERKLSVSMSREEFLKKATALFVAKVKPID from the exons ATGGCGGCGTACGAgaagcggcgggcggcggctgccccggtgccggcggcgggcagcgggctggCGGAGCCGgctcgcgcggcggcggcccgcgggctGGGCACCGAGGCGGAGTTCCTGCTGCAGGCGGGCGTGACCGCCATGGTGCGGGAGgcgctgctgaaggtgctggaggCGCGGCCCGAGGAGCCCGTCTCCTTCCTGGCCGACTACTTCGAGAAGCTGGTGCtgagcggccccggcgcggggggcgaggccgccgcggagcccccggGGCCGTCGCAGCGCCTGGCCCGGGCCCTGTGGTACGTGCGCCTGGCCCATCACTCGCACAG GACGGCGTTCAGCAACAACATGGGCATGGCCTACGAGTGCCTGAGCGCCAGCGGCCGGCGGAAGCGGCCCGGCGTCGACGGGCGGCTGTACAGCGAGCTGCTGCGGCGGATCTGCCGGACGGGGGCTGCGCCCGAGGACGTGGTGGCCGCGCTGCTGCGGAAGATCCAGTGCCGGGACCACGAGGCCGTGCCCTTCGACGTCTTCCGCTACGGCGTGCTCACCTGCTTCGTGCTGCTGGAGTTCGCCGCCAAGGCCGGCACCCTCTACGACGTGCTGGACGGCGGCTCCGGCCCGGCAGACAAGCGCGTCTGCCAGGCCGTCCTGCACACGCTGGAAGACGCGCTCGGGGCCAGCGACTTCTCTGTGCCCATCCGCTACCTGGAGGCCGGCTCCAAGCTGGGCCCGGActgtttggctttggccatggACCGAGCGCTGCAGGAGAGGAAGCTGAGCGTCTCCATGAGCAGGGAGGAGTTCCTGAAGAAAGCCACGGCCTTGTTTGTTGCGAAAGTCAAACCCATTGACTAG